Proteins from one Myxococcales bacterium genomic window:
- a CDS encoding sigma-70 family RNA polymerase sigma factor, with amino-acid sequence MLAVRMASTEVPTGLPAPPGDFAADAEALRPLVRAVAASVLREGRMHPDVEDCTNESLRRAIEGRDRLRPGEPLRPWLLGIARHVAMDALRARVRSRARLVQPSRDGSDDPLDRVADSTPDADERLDQGRRIAGIRAAMARLPEDQRRAIEMFHVEGLAYREIAAKLGVPIGSVCTWISRGRRSIADALGHQGKLA; translated from the coding sequence ATGCTCGCCGTTCGGATGGCATCGACCGAAGTCCCGACGGGACTACCCGCTCCGCCCGGCGACTTCGCAGCCGACGCAGAGGCGTTGAGGCCGCTGGTTCGGGCGGTCGCGGCGAGTGTTCTCCGCGAGGGTCGCATGCATCCGGACGTCGAAGACTGCACCAATGAGAGTTTGCGCCGGGCCATCGAAGGTCGGGACCGACTGCGACCGGGTGAGCCCTTGCGTCCGTGGTTGCTGGGCATCGCGAGGCACGTCGCCATGGACGCGCTGCGCGCCCGCGTTCGCTCGCGCGCCCGTCTGGTGCAACCCTCGCGGGACGGCAGCGACGACCCGCTCGATCGTGTCGCGGACTCGACTCCGGACGCCGATGAGCGCCTCGACCAGGGGCGACGCATCGCTGGAATCCGTGCGGCCATGGCGCGTCTGCCGGAAGACCAGCGGCGAGCGATCGAAATGTTCCACGTCGAAGGCCTCGCTTACCGTGAGATCGCGGCCAAGCTCGGCGTTCCCATCGGCAGTGTCTGCACCTGGATCTCCCGCGGCCGGCGCAGCATCGCCGACGCGCTGGGCCACCAAGGAAAACTCGCATGA
- a CDS encoding putative metal-binding motif-containing protein, with protein MRTKQLGWVFLGLGVAALGCAANNGAANDGESSGGSAGAAPETGGAPSTGGGLNLGGASSGGATAYCSNPGPDADGDGFTTDDCNDCDPNVNPGALDVAGNGIDEDCNGVADDTVTSCDSVIVGLDSADALDAARAIGLCHFATASDKHWGVVSAKYVMADGSPGMNDVSHGLLPDFGPSVSAQEGKRMLVLSSGTARRPSDVDYEDVSGTDTGTMGTAPPGFPKDSTTCSVQTASDTTTYNPAALELELRVPTNAKSLSFKFDFYTYEFPVFVCSEFNDFFVALLDPPSKNAKSGNISFDSQGNPVSVNNGFLEVCAAQEAGGKPFACKLGQSELTGTGFEDGAATGWLETNAPVSPGEIVKLRFAIWDMGDGILDSTVLIDDLRFSAEPASGAVTKPVATPK; from the coding sequence ATGCGAACGAAGCAACTGGGTTGGGTGTTCTTGGGACTTGGCGTCGCGGCGCTCGGCTGCGCCGCGAACAACGGCGCGGCGAACGACGGCGAGAGTAGCGGCGGCAGCGCGGGCGCAGCGCCCGAGACGGGCGGCGCGCCGTCGACGGGAGGTGGCCTGAACCTCGGCGGCGCCAGCTCCGGAGGTGCGACCGCGTACTGCTCGAATCCCGGGCCCGACGCCGACGGAGACGGCTTCACCACCGACGACTGCAACGACTGTGATCCCAACGTGAACCCTGGGGCGCTGGACGTCGCCGGCAACGGCATCGACGAAGACTGCAACGGCGTCGCAGACGACACCGTCACGAGCTGCGACTCCGTGATTGTCGGCCTGGACAGCGCCGACGCCCTCGACGCAGCGCGTGCCATCGGCCTCTGCCACTTCGCGACGGCCTCGGACAAACACTGGGGGGTCGTGTCGGCGAAATACGTGATGGCGGACGGCTCGCCCGGCATGAACGACGTGTCCCACGGGCTGTTGCCCGACTTCGGACCGAGTGTCTCGGCCCAGGAGGGCAAACGCATGCTGGTGCTCTCGAGCGGCACCGCGCGCCGCCCGAGTGACGTGGACTACGAGGACGTCTCGGGCACCGACACCGGCACCATGGGCACGGCGCCGCCTGGATTTCCCAAGGATTCGACCACTTGTTCGGTGCAGACCGCCAGCGACACGACCACCTACAACCCGGCAGCGCTGGAGCTCGAGCTCCGAGTGCCGACCAACGCCAAGAGCCTGAGCTTCAAGTTCGACTTCTACACCTACGAGTTTCCCGTGTTCGTCTGCAGCGAGTTCAACGACTTCTTCGTGGCGCTGCTCGACCCGCCCTCGAAGAACGCCAAGAGTGGAAACATCTCGTTCGACTCACAGGGCAACCCGGTCAGCGTGAACAATGGATTTCTGGAGGTGTGCGCTGCGCAAGAAGCGGGCGGAAAACCCTTCGCCTGCAAGCTCGGTCAGAGCGAGCTCACGGGCACTGGCTTCGAAGACGGCGCAGCAACGGGTTGGCTCGAGACGAACGCGCCGGTCAGCCCCGGCGAAATCGTGAAGCTGCGTTTTGCGATCTGGGACATGGGTGACGGGATCCTCGACTCGACGGTCCTGATCGACGACCTGCGTTTCTCCGCGGAGCCGGCGAGCGGCGCCGTCACGAAGCCGGTGGCCACGCCGAAGTGA
- a CDS encoding polymer-forming cytoskeletal protein, whose translation MSHLRSRSSRRFLSGLAALWLLGSAGTASAEVVREGSWPAEEPKVSLSVKNLPRGEAVKQLAQKAGWSVVVEAPPSNPVDVEVKDQPPGKILDILLSDARYVAKREGDLISITRTGDMSPMPAPETADAAEPTPPTPPTPPTPPTPPTPPTEVAGEQPAAPPASAVALAKASKHDDGDVDDRVVTGGSTRVEAGEVVHDLVVMGGSAEVLGKVTGDVTVMGGSVVVKKGGLVEGDVSVVGGSFDLQDGATVEGKVDVVGGKSNRGNVNLRLGRDSEKRSGFMGWLSEFGSSVTRTALLFVFGTVLLALTTGRMESMQGEVAARPMRTFALGIVGSLVALLTVIVLCVTVIGIPIAIIGILLGVLGAYAGICATLTTLGAALFHHRSKSVYVHLAVGCAVFLIGSWLPWIGGFVTAVVVLFGIGALVATRGAGFFPRKFKNEGPYRTASV comes from the coding sequence ATGAGCCATCTGAGGAGTCGCAGTTCACGCCGTTTCCTGAGCGGGCTCGCCGCGCTGTGGCTGCTGGGCAGTGCGGGCACGGCCAGCGCCGAGGTCGTCCGCGAGGGCAGCTGGCCCGCCGAGGAGCCGAAGGTGTCGCTCTCGGTCAAGAACCTGCCGCGCGGCGAGGCGGTCAAACAGCTGGCGCAGAAGGCGGGCTGGAGTGTGGTGGTCGAAGCGCCACCGTCGAACCCCGTCGACGTCGAGGTCAAGGACCAACCGCCCGGGAAGATCCTCGACATTCTCCTGTCCGATGCGCGCTACGTCGCAAAACGAGAGGGTGATCTGATCTCGATCACTCGAACGGGCGACATGTCTCCGATGCCTGCACCCGAGACCGCAGACGCGGCGGAGCCGACCCCACCCACTCCTCCCACGCCACCCACTCCGCCGACCCCACCCACTCCGCCGACCGAGGTTGCAGGAGAGCAACCTGCGGCGCCCCCAGCGAGCGCCGTCGCGCTGGCCAAGGCCAGCAAACACGACGACGGCGACGTGGACGATCGCGTCGTCACCGGCGGCAGCACGCGGGTCGAGGCAGGCGAGGTCGTGCACGATCTGGTCGTGATGGGCGGTTCCGCCGAGGTCCTCGGCAAGGTCACCGGCGACGTGACGGTGATGGGTGGCTCGGTCGTCGTGAAGAAGGGCGGACTCGTCGAGGGCGACGTCAGCGTCGTCGGCGGGTCTTTCGACCTGCAAGACGGCGCAACCGTCGAGGGCAAGGTGGACGTCGTCGGTGGCAAGTCCAACCGCGGCAATGTGAACCTGCGACTGGGCCGCGACTCGGAGAAGCGGAGCGGCTTCATGGGCTGGCTCAGTGAATTCGGCAGCAGCGTGACCCGCACGGCGTTGTTGTTCGTCTTCGGCACGGTGCTGCTGGCCCTCACCACGGGCCGCATGGAATCGATGCAAGGTGAGGTCGCCGCCCGACCCATGCGCACCTTCGCCCTTGGCATCGTGGGTTCACTGGTCGCTCTGCTGACGGTGATCGTGTTGTGTGTGACAGTGATCGGCATTCCGATCGCCATCATCGGGATCTTGCTGGGTGTGCTCGGTGCCTATGCGGGCATCTGTGCGACGCTCACGACGCTTGGCGCTGCCCTCTTTCACCACCGGAGCAAGAGTGTGTACGTGCACCTCGCGGTGGGCTGCGCGGTCTTCTTGATTGGGTCCTGGCTGCCTTGGATCGGCGGCTTCGTCACCGCCGTGGTGGTGCTGTTCGGCATCGGGGCGCTGGTCGCCACGCGGGGCGCCGGGTTCTTCCCCCGCAAGTTCAAGAACGAGGGTCCCTACCGCACCGCTAGCGTCTGA
- a CDS encoding HAD-IA family hydrolase: MSAKAWLVDLDGTLYVARWVKLAMAAELALSGWGSVGTLRRFRKEHELLREELDEDVPSPFQAQVERAASALGVPSSEVEQRVTEWMIERPQKWIRRFGRTDLLQEISDFRAQGGKTALVSDYPARGKLAALGAEALFDVVVANGEPGGPPRLKPHPAGYLEAARRLGVAPEACLVIGDRDDADGAAARAAGMTFRRV, translated from the coding sequence ATGAGCGCGAAGGCCTGGCTCGTCGATCTGGATGGCACGCTGTACGTCGCGCGCTGGGTGAAGCTCGCCATGGCAGCGGAGCTTGCCCTGAGCGGCTGGGGCTCCGTCGGCACCCTGCGTCGCTTTCGCAAGGAGCACGAGCTGTTGCGTGAGGAGCTGGATGAAGACGTCCCGAGCCCGTTCCAGGCTCAGGTCGAGCGCGCTGCCAGCGCGCTGGGTGTGCCTTCGAGCGAGGTCGAACAGCGGGTGACCGAGTGGATGATCGAGCGCCCGCAGAAGTGGATTCGGCGCTTCGGGCGCACGGACCTGTTGCAAGAGATCTCGGATTTTCGAGCGCAGGGTGGCAAGACCGCGCTGGTGAGCGACTACCCCGCCCGCGGCAAGCTGGCCGCCCTCGGCGCTGAGGCTCTGTTCGATGTGGTCGTTGCCAACGGTGAGCCCGGCGGCCCACCCCGGCTCAAGCCGCACCCGGCGGGTTATCTCGAGGCCGCACGGCGCCTGGGTGTGGCGCCCGAAGCGTGCCTCGTGATCGGTGATCGCGATGACGCCGATGGTGCCGCAGCGCGGGCCGCCGGCATGACATTCAGGAGGGTGTGA